One stretch of Thalassophryne amazonica chromosome 17, fThaAma1.1, whole genome shotgun sequence DNA includes these proteins:
- the sec31a gene encoding protein transport protein Sec31A isoform X2, which produces MKLKEVNRTAIQSWSPALHHPIYLATGTSAQQLDASFSTNASLEFFELDLADPSLDMKSSGTFSTPHRYHKLVWGPYGLDGSGHPSGVLIAGGENGSVILYDPAKIMAGGNDVIITQSERHTGPVRALDVNPFQTNLIASGGNESEIYIWDMNNFSTPMTPGPKTQPLEDISCVAWNRQVQHILASASPSGRASVWDLRKNDLIIKVSDHTNRMHCSGLAWNPEVATQLVVASEDDRMPVIQMWDLRFATSPLKIIESHTRGILSIAWCLADPELLLSCGKDNRILCWNPNTAEVVYELPTSSQWCFDIQWCPRNPALLSAAGFDGHIDIYSIMGGSSQAQSQRHADQISNSFGNMDPFGTGQTLPPLQLPPPAAPLAAVSPLKKPPKWIRRPIGASFAFGGKLVSLENGNLNPQQPQQPSSHIVHISQVVTETAFLKRSDQLQATLSAGSFVDFCQAKISEAENEFEKTVWSFLKANFESDIRSKFLELLGYDKEKVALKISAALEEEDAGQPILDLPSPASLEPLADLCLAPPLETPEASFDVIAAANIQPPPELDVLDSKSKERTAGDTLEAEANWDAIIPENEGIPMDETMATKEEEATCADTSAPAEESAEISTPDSTEGISLSISQDMDGLIIQALLTGDFEGAVELCLHDNRMADSIILAIAGGAELLQKTQKKYFMKMHSKITKLISAVVMRDWHDILKTCDLQNWKEALAAVMTYAQPEEFSSLCDLLGSRLEAEENLQLQAQSCLCFICAGNVEKLVSCWTRAQDGHSPLRLQDLVEKVVVLRRAVEQTQRCGPAAVGILLSEKMSQYVSLLASQGSLSTAITYLPDNTNQVAVQQLRERISQALGLQAPSAPVQMQSIHAQVPAAQTQHVSAMSRHSYGQARPPMVPQPTAAAPVPTPAAAPPQQHYYQPVRAASTVTTWSNQTPTALPNVPPPLPVSSTSEQQVEPSNSMYGMPPCGTAAAPPASSTPMYMYSHQYQPYPQVSQFSRGAGGAPPCQPLHYSPAAPLLPPLQALCTSPPPHPPGFLSQYTQPGPPLYPGPPPSSQCLSSSPPSHPPFFPSTSSPFSPPPSSGVSFQHGGPGSPVSYTPFPPPAGVSGPQNGWNDPPVLKKVPQKKVLDNYTPPAPITAPIMAPLTGDPQAQSDPVLAPHGAMVQGPDGVHTPYSGMQQLAPLPMNPSGPKTSVEGAPGAPTGDVIQPLQCISAEKVMKKPIPDEHLVLKTTFEGLIQKCLSVATDPQTRRKLDDANKRLEALYDKLREQTLSPAIVGGLHNIARSVETRSYTEGLNIHTHIVSNSNFSETSAFMPVLKVVLTQANKLGV; this is translated from the exons atgaAACTTAAAGAGGTCAACCGCACAGCCATCCAGAGCTGGAGTCCTGCACTGCATCATCCAATTTACCTGGCAACAG GAACATCAGCCCAACAGCTGGACGCCTCCTTCAGCACCAATGCCTCCTTAGAGTTTTTTGAGCTGGACTTGGCTGATCCCTCTCTGGACATGAAGTCATCCGGCACATTTTCAACCCCTCATAG GTACCACAAGTTGGTTTGGGGTCCATATGGATTGGATGGCAGTGGTCACCCATCAGGGGTCCTTATTGCAGGAGGTGAAAATGGCAGTGTCATCCTGTATGACCCCGCTAAGATAATGGCGGGAGGAAACGATGTCATCATCACTCAGAGTGAAAGGCACACGGGGCCTGTTCGGGCGCTCGATGTTAATCCATTCCAG ACAAACCTGATTGCATCAGGTGGGAATGAGTCTGAAATCTATATCTGGGACATGAATAACTTCAGCACTCCAATGACCCCAGGACCTAAAACTCAG CCTCTGGAGGATATTAGCTGTGTGGCCTGGAACAGACAGGTCCAACACATCCTGGCATCTGCTAGCCCAAGTGGCCGAGCATCAGTGTGGGACCTGCGCAAGAACGACCTCATTATTAAAGTTAGCGACCACACCAACCGC ATGCATTGCTCTGGACTGGCTTGGAACCCAGAAGTGGCAACTCAGCTGGTAGTGGCCTCGGAAGATGATCGCATGCCTGTCATCCAGATGTGGGATTTACGTTTCGCTACCTCTCCTCTCAAGATTATAGAGAGTCACACACG CGGCATTCTGTCTATCGCATGGTGCTTGGCTGATCCAGAGCTGCTTCTGAGCTGTGGGAAGGACAACAGGATTCTGTGTTGGAATCCAAACACAGCAGAG GTGGTGTACGAGTTGCCCACCAGCAGCCAGTGGTGCTTTGATATCCAGTGGTGCCCCAGGAACCCTGCATTGCTGTCAGCTGCAGGCTTTGATGGTCACATCGACATCTATTCGATCATGGGAGGCAGCAGCCAGGCCCAGAGCCAGAGACACGCTGACCAA ATCAGTAATTCATTTGGGAACATGGATCCTTTTGGGACAGGTCAGACGCTGCCCCCGCTGCAGCTGCCGCCGCCGGCTGCACCTCTCGCTGCAGTCAGTCCTCTGAAGAAGCCTCCTAAGTGGATCCGGAGACCCATCGGAGCTTCGTTTGCT TTTGGTGGTAAACTGGTGTCTCTGGAAAATGGAAACCTGAACCCTCAACAGCCTCAGCAGCCCTCTTCGCATATTGTGCATATTAGCCAGGTTGTTACAGAAACAGCCTTTTTGAAGCGCTCTGATCAGTTGCAGGCCACACTGAGTGCAGGCAGCTTTGTGGATTTCTGCCAGGCAAAGATCAGTGAAGCAGAAAATGAGTTTGAAAAGACAGTTTGGTCATTcctcaag GCTAATTTTGAGAGTGACATCCGCAGCAAGTTCCTAGAACTTCTAGGCTATGACAAAGAGAAAGTAGCATTGAAG ATTTCAGCAGCACTTGAAGAAGAGGATGCTGGCCAGCCAATT TTGGACCTGCCTTCTCCTGCCAGCCTGGAGCCTTTAGCTGACCTTTGTCTTGCACCACCTCTTGAAACTCCCGAAGCATCATTTGATGTGATCGCCGCAGCCAACATTCAGCCACCACCTGAACTGGACGTTCTCGACTCGAAGAGTAAAGAGCGTACAGCAGGAGACACACTTGAAGCAGAAGCAAACTGGGACGCCATCATACCAGAGAATGAGGGTATCCCCATGGATGAG ACAATGGCAACGAAGGAGGAGGAGGCCACTTGTGCTGACACCTCAGCTCCAGCTGAAGAGTCGGCTGAGATCAGCACCCCAGACTCCACAGAAGGTATCAGCCTCAGCATCAGTCAAG ACATGGATGGCCTCATCATACAGGCTCTGCTGACTGGAGACTTTGAGGGAGCTGTGGAGCTCTGTCTCCATGACAACAGAATGGCAGACAGCATCATTCTGGCCATTGCTGGAGGGGCCGAGCTGCTCCAGAAAACCCAGAAGAAGTATTTTATGAAAATGCACAGCAAGATAACCAAG CTGATTAGTGCAGTGGTGATGAGGGATTGGCATGACATCCTGAAGACTTGCGACCTACAGAACTGGAAGGAAGCTCTGGCTGCTGTGATGACCTATGCTCAGCCTGAGGAGTTCTCGTCCCTCTGTG ACCTTCTTGGGAGCAGACTGGAAGCAGAGGAGAACCTCCAGCTGCAAGCCCAGTCCTGTCTGTGTTTCATTTGTGCTGGAAATGTGGAGAAACTTGTGTCGTGTTGGACCAGGGCACAGGATGGACATTCTCCACTCCGCCTGCAG GACCTGGTGGAGAAAGTGGTGGTGCTGCGCCGTGCTGTAGAGCAGACCCAACGCTGTGGTCCTGCTGCTGTTGGCATCCTGCTGTCTGAGAAGATGAGCCAGTATGTCAGTTTACTGGCCTCCCAGGGCAGCCTGTCCACTGCCATCACCTACCTGCCCGACAACACCAACCAG GTTGCTGTACAGCAGCTTCGGGAACGGATCAGTCAGGCTCTGGGACTGCAGGCACCTTCAGCTCCAGTCCAAATGCAGAGTATTCATGCACAGGTTCCCGCTGCTCAGACCCAACACGTCTCAGCCATGTCGAGGCATTCGTACGGCCAAGCACGTCCCCCGATGGTGCCTCAGCCCACCGCAGCAGCTCCTGTGCCGAcacctgctgctgctcctccacagcaGCACTATTACCAGCCA GTGAGGGCTGCCTCCACTGTTACCACCTGGAGTAACCAAACTCCTACAGCCCTCCCCAATGTACCTCCTCCTCTTCCAGTAAGCTCCACTTCTGAGCAGCAG gTGGAGCCCTCAAACTCCATGTATGGAATGCCACCTTGTGGTACAGCAGCTGCCCCACCGGCCTCATCCACTCCAATGTACATGTATTCCCATCAGTATCAGC CCTACCCCCAGGTCAGCCAGTTCTCACGTGGAGCTGGGGGGGCGCCCCCCTGTCAGCCTCTTCATTACTCACCCGCTGCTCCTCTTCTTCCACCTCTTCAAGCACTCTGCACGTCCCCACCTCCACACCCACCTGGCTTTCTCTCTCAGTATACACAGCCAGGTCCTCCACTCTATCCCGGACCACCTCCTAGCAGCCAGTGCTTATCCTCCAGCCCTCCTTCCCATCCTCCTTTCTTTCCATCCACTTCCTCACCCTTTTCTCCTCCTCCATCCTCTGGAGTGTCTTTCCAGCATGGCGGGCCAGGATCTCCTGTGTCATACACGCCGTTTCCTCCACCAGCCGGAGTCTCAG GGCCTCAGAACGGTTGGAATGATCCACCTGTCCTGAAAAAAGTACCACAAAAGAAG GTTCTGGATAACTACACTCCGCCTGCCCCCATCACCGCCCCTATTATGGCTCCGTTGACTGGTGACCCTCAGGCCCAATCAGATCCTGTTTTAGCACCCCACGGTGCCATGGTGCAGGGTCCAGACGGTGTCCACACCCCCTACTCAGGCATGCAGCAGCTTGCACCTCTACCCATGAACCCCTCAGGGCCAAAGACCAGTGTGGAAGGAGCACCGGGAGCACCAACGGGAGATGTGATACAG
- the sec31a gene encoding protein transport protein Sec31A isoform X1, translating to MKLKEVNRTAIQSWSPALHHPIYLATGTSAQQLDASFSTNASLEFFELDLADPSLDMKSSGTFSTPHRYHKLVWGPYGLDGSGHPSGVLIAGGENGSVILYDPAKIMAGGNDVIITQSERHTGPVRALDVNPFQTNLIASGGNESEIYIWDMNNFSTPMTPGPKTQPLEDISCVAWNRQVQHILASASPSGRASVWDLRKNDLIIKVSDHTNRMHCSGLAWNPEVATQLVVASEDDRMPVIQMWDLRFATSPLKIIESHTRGILSIAWCLADPELLLSCGKDNRILCWNPNTAEVVYELPTSSQWCFDIQWCPRNPALLSAAGFDGHIDIYSIMGGSSQAQSQRHADQISNSFGNMDPFGTGQTLPPLQLPPPAAPLAAVSPLKKPPKWIRRPIGASFAFGGKLVSLENGNLNPQQPQQPSSHIVHISQVVTETAFLKRSDQLQATLSAGSFVDFCQAKISEAENEFEKTVWSFLKANFESDIRSKFLELLGYDKEKVALKISAALEEEDAGQPILDLPSPASLEPLADLCLAPPLETPEASFDVIAAANIQPPPELDVLDSKSKERTAGDTLEAEANWDAIIPENEGIPMDETMATKEEEATCADTSAPAEESAEISTPDSTEGISLSISQDMDGLIIQALLTGDFEGAVELCLHDNRMADSIILAIAGGAELLQKTQKKYFMKMHSKITKLISAVVMRDWHDILKTCDLQNWKEALAAVMTYAQPEEFSSLCDLLGSRLEAEENLQLQAQSCLCFICAGNVEKLVSCWTRAQDGHSPLRLQDLVEKVVVLRRAVEQTQRCGPAAVGILLSEKMSQYVSLLASQGSLSTAITYLPDNTNQVAVQQLRERISQALGLQAPSAPVQMQSIHAQVPAAQTQHVSAMSRHSYGQARPPMVPQPTAAAPVPTPAAAPPQQHYYQPVRAASTVTTWSNQTPTALPNVPPPLPVSSTSEQQVEPSNSMYGMPPCGTAAAPPASSTPMYMYSHQYQPYPQVSQFSRGAGGAPPCQPLHYSPAAPLLPPLQALCTSPPPHPPGFLSQYTQPGPPLYPGPPPSSQCLSSSPPSHPPFFPSTSSPFSPPPSSGVSFQHGGPGSPVSYTPFPPPAGVSGPQNGWNDPPVLKKVPQKKQVLDNYTPPAPITAPIMAPLTGDPQAQSDPVLAPHGAMVQGPDGVHTPYSGMQQLAPLPMNPSGPKTSVEGAPGAPTGDVIQPLQCISAEKVMKKPIPDEHLVLKTTFEGLIQKCLSVATDPQTRRKLDDANKRLEALYDKLREQTLSPAIVGGLHNIARSVETRSYTEGLNIHTHIVSNSNFSETSAFMPVLKVVLTQANKLGV from the exons atgaAACTTAAAGAGGTCAACCGCACAGCCATCCAGAGCTGGAGTCCTGCACTGCATCATCCAATTTACCTGGCAACAG GAACATCAGCCCAACAGCTGGACGCCTCCTTCAGCACCAATGCCTCCTTAGAGTTTTTTGAGCTGGACTTGGCTGATCCCTCTCTGGACATGAAGTCATCCGGCACATTTTCAACCCCTCATAG GTACCACAAGTTGGTTTGGGGTCCATATGGATTGGATGGCAGTGGTCACCCATCAGGGGTCCTTATTGCAGGAGGTGAAAATGGCAGTGTCATCCTGTATGACCCCGCTAAGATAATGGCGGGAGGAAACGATGTCATCATCACTCAGAGTGAAAGGCACACGGGGCCTGTTCGGGCGCTCGATGTTAATCCATTCCAG ACAAACCTGATTGCATCAGGTGGGAATGAGTCTGAAATCTATATCTGGGACATGAATAACTTCAGCACTCCAATGACCCCAGGACCTAAAACTCAG CCTCTGGAGGATATTAGCTGTGTGGCCTGGAACAGACAGGTCCAACACATCCTGGCATCTGCTAGCCCAAGTGGCCGAGCATCAGTGTGGGACCTGCGCAAGAACGACCTCATTATTAAAGTTAGCGACCACACCAACCGC ATGCATTGCTCTGGACTGGCTTGGAACCCAGAAGTGGCAACTCAGCTGGTAGTGGCCTCGGAAGATGATCGCATGCCTGTCATCCAGATGTGGGATTTACGTTTCGCTACCTCTCCTCTCAAGATTATAGAGAGTCACACACG CGGCATTCTGTCTATCGCATGGTGCTTGGCTGATCCAGAGCTGCTTCTGAGCTGTGGGAAGGACAACAGGATTCTGTGTTGGAATCCAAACACAGCAGAG GTGGTGTACGAGTTGCCCACCAGCAGCCAGTGGTGCTTTGATATCCAGTGGTGCCCCAGGAACCCTGCATTGCTGTCAGCTGCAGGCTTTGATGGTCACATCGACATCTATTCGATCATGGGAGGCAGCAGCCAGGCCCAGAGCCAGAGACACGCTGACCAA ATCAGTAATTCATTTGGGAACATGGATCCTTTTGGGACAGGTCAGACGCTGCCCCCGCTGCAGCTGCCGCCGCCGGCTGCACCTCTCGCTGCAGTCAGTCCTCTGAAGAAGCCTCCTAAGTGGATCCGGAGACCCATCGGAGCTTCGTTTGCT TTTGGTGGTAAACTGGTGTCTCTGGAAAATGGAAACCTGAACCCTCAACAGCCTCAGCAGCCCTCTTCGCATATTGTGCATATTAGCCAGGTTGTTACAGAAACAGCCTTTTTGAAGCGCTCTGATCAGTTGCAGGCCACACTGAGTGCAGGCAGCTTTGTGGATTTCTGCCAGGCAAAGATCAGTGAAGCAGAAAATGAGTTTGAAAAGACAGTTTGGTCATTcctcaag GCTAATTTTGAGAGTGACATCCGCAGCAAGTTCCTAGAACTTCTAGGCTATGACAAAGAGAAAGTAGCATTGAAG ATTTCAGCAGCACTTGAAGAAGAGGATGCTGGCCAGCCAATT TTGGACCTGCCTTCTCCTGCCAGCCTGGAGCCTTTAGCTGACCTTTGTCTTGCACCACCTCTTGAAACTCCCGAAGCATCATTTGATGTGATCGCCGCAGCCAACATTCAGCCACCACCTGAACTGGACGTTCTCGACTCGAAGAGTAAAGAGCGTACAGCAGGAGACACACTTGAAGCAGAAGCAAACTGGGACGCCATCATACCAGAGAATGAGGGTATCCCCATGGATGAG ACAATGGCAACGAAGGAGGAGGAGGCCACTTGTGCTGACACCTCAGCTCCAGCTGAAGAGTCGGCTGAGATCAGCACCCCAGACTCCACAGAAGGTATCAGCCTCAGCATCAGTCAAG ACATGGATGGCCTCATCATACAGGCTCTGCTGACTGGAGACTTTGAGGGAGCTGTGGAGCTCTGTCTCCATGACAACAGAATGGCAGACAGCATCATTCTGGCCATTGCTGGAGGGGCCGAGCTGCTCCAGAAAACCCAGAAGAAGTATTTTATGAAAATGCACAGCAAGATAACCAAG CTGATTAGTGCAGTGGTGATGAGGGATTGGCATGACATCCTGAAGACTTGCGACCTACAGAACTGGAAGGAAGCTCTGGCTGCTGTGATGACCTATGCTCAGCCTGAGGAGTTCTCGTCCCTCTGTG ACCTTCTTGGGAGCAGACTGGAAGCAGAGGAGAACCTCCAGCTGCAAGCCCAGTCCTGTCTGTGTTTCATTTGTGCTGGAAATGTGGAGAAACTTGTGTCGTGTTGGACCAGGGCACAGGATGGACATTCTCCACTCCGCCTGCAG GACCTGGTGGAGAAAGTGGTGGTGCTGCGCCGTGCTGTAGAGCAGACCCAACGCTGTGGTCCTGCTGCTGTTGGCATCCTGCTGTCTGAGAAGATGAGCCAGTATGTCAGTTTACTGGCCTCCCAGGGCAGCCTGTCCACTGCCATCACCTACCTGCCCGACAACACCAACCAG GTTGCTGTACAGCAGCTTCGGGAACGGATCAGTCAGGCTCTGGGACTGCAGGCACCTTCAGCTCCAGTCCAAATGCAGAGTATTCATGCACAGGTTCCCGCTGCTCAGACCCAACACGTCTCAGCCATGTCGAGGCATTCGTACGGCCAAGCACGTCCCCCGATGGTGCCTCAGCCCACCGCAGCAGCTCCTGTGCCGAcacctgctgctgctcctccacagcaGCACTATTACCAGCCA GTGAGGGCTGCCTCCACTGTTACCACCTGGAGTAACCAAACTCCTACAGCCCTCCCCAATGTACCTCCTCCTCTTCCAGTAAGCTCCACTTCTGAGCAGCAG gTGGAGCCCTCAAACTCCATGTATGGAATGCCACCTTGTGGTACAGCAGCTGCCCCACCGGCCTCATCCACTCCAATGTACATGTATTCCCATCAGTATCAGC CCTACCCCCAGGTCAGCCAGTTCTCACGTGGAGCTGGGGGGGCGCCCCCCTGTCAGCCTCTTCATTACTCACCCGCTGCTCCTCTTCTTCCACCTCTTCAAGCACTCTGCACGTCCCCACCTCCACACCCACCTGGCTTTCTCTCTCAGTATACACAGCCAGGTCCTCCACTCTATCCCGGACCACCTCCTAGCAGCCAGTGCTTATCCTCCAGCCCTCCTTCCCATCCTCCTTTCTTTCCATCCACTTCCTCACCCTTTTCTCCTCCTCCATCCTCTGGAGTGTCTTTCCAGCATGGCGGGCCAGGATCTCCTGTGTCATACACGCCGTTTCCTCCACCAGCCGGAGTCTCAG GGCCTCAGAACGGTTGGAATGATCCACCTGTCCTGAAAAAAGTACCACAAAAGAAG CAGGTTCTGGATAACTACACTCCGCCTGCCCCCATCACCGCCCCTATTATGGCTCCGTTGACTGGTGACCCTCAGGCCCAATCAGATCCTGTTTTAGCACCCCACGGTGCCATGGTGCAGGGTCCAGACGGTGTCCACACCCCCTACTCAGGCATGCAGCAGCTTGCACCTCTACCCATGAACCCCTCAGGGCCAAAGACCAGTGTGGAAGGAGCACCGGGAGCACCAACGGGAGATGTGATACAG